A section of the Oryzias latipes chromosome 8, ASM223467v1 genome encodes:
- the LOC101157458 gene encoding low-density lipoprotein receptor isoform X6 encodes MAASTVEMAPMNFQAPACNNSICIPRQWACDGYNNCPDGSDEWPQSCHAESPVTLASHQCHSMEFHCGSGECIHGSWKWDGDADCLDGSDETGCTRSTCCPDEFECGDGTCIHGSRQCNQQYDCRDTTDESGCVNVTRCEGPDKFKCRSGECITMERVCDSKRDCRDWSDEPLRECEAPTPAGPSQSESPSASTTRLPLRTSPRATLNPRLHHSSAGGDHQYHPQGCNPHHPKVTDTEDHQAFNQEHHTTPKDHYSQADRSESPADLHRGSNHLSGKQTWAWCDSLLGPPSGGSLSVGCWWRAAVEELQVEKLQHHPLS; translated from the exons ATGGCGGCGTCGACTGTGGAAATGGCACCGATGAACTTCCAAGCACCTGCT TGCAACAACAGCATCTGCATCCCTCGCCAGTGGGCCTGTGACGGTTACAACAACTGCCCTGATGGCTCAGACGAGTGGCCCCAGAGCTGCCACGCCGAATCCCCCGTGACGCTCGCCTCTCATCAGTGCCACTCGATGGAGTTCCACTGTGGCAGCGGAGAGTGCATCCACGGCAGCTGGAAGTGGGATGGAGATGCTGACTGCTTGGATGGATCTGATGAAACTGGCTGCA CTCGCTCCACCTGCTGTCCAGATGAGTTTGAATGTGGCGATGGAACCTGCATCCACGGCAGTCGCCAGTGCAACCAGCAGTACGACTGCAGAGACACGACTGACGAATCCGGCTGTGTCAACG TGACCCGCTGTGAGGGCCCGGACAAGTTCAAGTGCCGCAGTGGGGAGTGCATAACCATGGAGAGAGTGTGTGACAGCAAACGGGACTGCAGGGATTGGTCAGATGAGCCTCTTCGGGAATGTG aGGCACCAACACCTGCAGGACCATCGCAGTCAGAATCTCCATCCGCCTCCACAACCCGTCTGCCTCTCAGGACGTCACCTAGAGCCACGTTGAATCCCAGACTCCACCACAGCAGCGCCGGTGGTGATCACCAGTACCACCCCCAGGGCTGTAACCCACACCACCCCAAGGTCACAGACACAGAGGACCACCAAGCCTTCAATCAGGAGCACCATACCACTCCCAAAGACCACTACTCCCAGGCTGATCGATCTGAAAGTCCTGCAGACCTTCACAGAGGCTCCAACCACCTCTCTGG AAAGCAAACGTGGGCTTGGTGTGACTCTTTACTCGGTCCTCCCTCTGG CGGTTCTCTCTCTGTTGGCTGTTGGTGGCGTGCTGCTGTGGAGGAACTTCAGGTTGAGAAGCTCCAACACCATCCACTTTCATAA
- the LOC101157458 gene encoding low-density lipoprotein receptor isoform X7, with amino-acid sequence MAASTVEMAPMNFQAPAWACDGYNNCPDGSDEWPQSCHAESPVTLASHQCHSMEFHCGSGECIHGSWKWDGDADCLDGSDETGCTRSTCCPDEFECGDGTCIHGSRQCNQQYDCRDTTDESGCVNVTRCEGPDKFKCRSGECITMERVCDSKRDCRDWSDEPLRECEAPTPAGPSQSESPSASTTRLPLRTSPRATLNPRLHHSSAGGDHQYHPQGCNPHHPKVTDTEDHQAFNQEHHTTPKDHYSQADRSESPADLHRGSNHLSGKQTWAWCDSLLGPPSGGSLSVGCWWRAAVEELQVEKLQHHPLS; translated from the exons ATGGCGGCGTCGACTGTGGAAATGGCACCGATGAACTTCCAAGCACCTGCT TGGGCCTGTGACGGTTACAACAACTGCCCTGATGGCTCAGACGAGTGGCCCCAGAGCTGCCACGCCGAATCCCCCGTGACGCTCGCCTCTCATCAGTGCCACTCGATGGAGTTCCACTGTGGCAGCGGAGAGTGCATCCACGGCAGCTGGAAGTGGGATGGAGATGCTGACTGCTTGGATGGATCTGATGAAACTGGCTGCA CTCGCTCCACCTGCTGTCCAGATGAGTTTGAATGTGGCGATGGAACCTGCATCCACGGCAGTCGCCAGTGCAACCAGCAGTACGACTGCAGAGACACGACTGACGAATCCGGCTGTGTCAACG TGACCCGCTGTGAGGGCCCGGACAAGTTCAAGTGCCGCAGTGGGGAGTGCATAACCATGGAGAGAGTGTGTGACAGCAAACGGGACTGCAGGGATTGGTCAGATGAGCCTCTTCGGGAATGTG aGGCACCAACACCTGCAGGACCATCGCAGTCAGAATCTCCATCCGCCTCCACAACCCGTCTGCCTCTCAGGACGTCACCTAGAGCCACGTTGAATCCCAGACTCCACCACAGCAGCGCCGGTGGTGATCACCAGTACCACCCCCAGGGCTGTAACCCACACCACCCCAAGGTCACAGACACAGAGGACCACCAAGCCTTCAATCAGGAGCACCATACCACTCCCAAAGACCACTACTCCCAGGCTGATCGATCTGAAAGTCCTGCAGACCTTCACAGAGGCTCCAACCACCTCTCTGG AAAGCAAACGTGGGCTTGGTGTGACTCTTTACTCGGTCCTCCCTCTGG CGGTTCTCTCTCTGTTGGCTGTTGGTGGCGTGCTGCTGTGGAGGAACTTCAGGTTGAGAAGCTCCAACACCATCCACTTTCATAA
- the LOC101157458 gene encoding low-density lipoprotein receptor isoform X3 — MAASTVEMAPMNFQAPAWQEHVNLQSSIVETAFTCVYRAPGAVMCLASDLRCENGQCVSASFVCDEDEDCDDGSDEASCPPITCSSASFQCNNSICIPRQWACDGYNNCPDGSDEWPQSCHAESPVTLASHQCHSMEFHCGSGECIHGSWKWDGDADCLDGSDETGCTRSTCCPDEFECGDGTCIHGSRQCNQQYDCRDTTDESGCVNVTRCEGPDKFKCRSGECITMERVCDSKRDCRDWSDEPLRECEAPTPAGPSQSESPSASTTRLPLRTSPRATLNPRLHHSSAGGDHQYHPQGCNPHHPKVTDTEDHQAFNQEHHTTPKDHYSQADRSESPADLHRGSNHLSGKQTWAWCDSLLGPPSGGSLSVGCWWRAAVEELQVEKLQHHPLS; from the exons ATGGCGGCGTCGACTGTGGAAATGGCACCGATGAACTTCCAAGCACCTGCT TGGCAAGAACATGTAAACCTACAGAGTTCAATTGTGGAGACCGCTTTCACCTGTGTTTACCGAGCTCCTGGCGCTGTGATG TGTTTAGCCTCAGACTTGCGCTGCGAGAATGGCCAGTGCGTCTCAGCTTCCTTTGTGTGTGACGAAGATGAGGATTGCGATGATGGGAGTGATGAGGCCTCCTGCCCTCCCAtcacctgcagctctgcatcCTTCCAGTGCAACAACAGCATCTGCATCCCTCGCCAGTGGGCCTGTGACGGTTACAACAACTGCCCTGATGGCTCAGACGAGTGGCCCCAGAGCTGCCACGCCGAATCCCCCGTGACGCTCGCCTCTCATCAGTGCCACTCGATGGAGTTCCACTGTGGCAGCGGAGAGTGCATCCACGGCAGCTGGAAGTGGGATGGAGATGCTGACTGCTTGGATGGATCTGATGAAACTGGCTGCA CTCGCTCCACCTGCTGTCCAGATGAGTTTGAATGTGGCGATGGAACCTGCATCCACGGCAGTCGCCAGTGCAACCAGCAGTACGACTGCAGAGACACGACTGACGAATCCGGCTGTGTCAACG TGACCCGCTGTGAGGGCCCGGACAAGTTCAAGTGCCGCAGTGGGGAGTGCATAACCATGGAGAGAGTGTGTGACAGCAAACGGGACTGCAGGGATTGGTCAGATGAGCCTCTTCGGGAATGTG aGGCACCAACACCTGCAGGACCATCGCAGTCAGAATCTCCATCCGCCTCCACAACCCGTCTGCCTCTCAGGACGTCACCTAGAGCCACGTTGAATCCCAGACTCCACCACAGCAGCGCCGGTGGTGATCACCAGTACCACCCCCAGGGCTGTAACCCACACCACCCCAAGGTCACAGACACAGAGGACCACCAAGCCTTCAATCAGGAGCACCATACCACTCCCAAAGACCACTACTCCCAGGCTGATCGATCTGAAAGTCCTGCAGACCTTCACAGAGGCTCCAACCACCTCTCTGG AAAGCAAACGTGGGCTTGGTGTGACTCTTTACTCGGTCCTCCCTCTGG CGGTTCTCTCTCTGTTGGCTGTTGGTGGCGTGCTGCTGTGGAGGAACTTCAGGTTGAGAAGCTCCAACACCATCCACTTTCATAA
- the LOC101157458 gene encoding low-density lipoprotein receptor isoform X2, giving the protein MAASTVEMAPMNFQAPAWQEHVNLQSSIVETAFTCVYRAPGAVMVKLTVRTELMRGAVCLASDLRCENGQCVSASFVCDEDEDCDDGSDEASCPPITCSSASFQCNNSICIPRQWACDGYNNCPDGSDEWPQSCHAESPVTLASHQCHSMEFHCGSGECIHGSWKWDGDADCLDGSDETGCTRSTCCPDEFECGDGTCIHGSRQCNQQYDCRDTTDESGCVNVTRCEGPDKFKCRSGECITMERVCDSKRDCRDWSDEPLRECEAPTPAGPSQSESPSASTTRLPLRTSPRATLNPRLHHSSAGGDHQYHPQGCNPHHPKVTDTEDHQAFNQEHHTTPKDHYSQADRSESPADLHRGSNHLSGKQTWAWCDSLLGPPSGGSLSVGCWWRAAVEELQVEKLQHHPLS; this is encoded by the exons ATGGCGGCGTCGACTGTGGAAATGGCACCGATGAACTTCCAAGCACCTGCT TGGCAAGAACATGTAAACCTACAGAGTTCAATTGTGGAGACCGCTTTCACCTGTGTTTACCGAGCTCCTGGCGCTGTGATGGTAAAGCTGACTGTGAGAACAGAGCTAATGAGAGGGGCTGTG TGTTTAGCCTCAGACTTGCGCTGCGAGAATGGCCAGTGCGTCTCAGCTTCCTTTGTGTGTGACGAAGATGAGGATTGCGATGATGGGAGTGATGAGGCCTCCTGCCCTCCCAtcacctgcagctctgcatcCTTCCAGTGCAACAACAGCATCTGCATCCCTCGCCAGTGGGCCTGTGACGGTTACAACAACTGCCCTGATGGCTCAGACGAGTGGCCCCAGAGCTGCCACGCCGAATCCCCCGTGACGCTCGCCTCTCATCAGTGCCACTCGATGGAGTTCCACTGTGGCAGCGGAGAGTGCATCCACGGCAGCTGGAAGTGGGATGGAGATGCTGACTGCTTGGATGGATCTGATGAAACTGGCTGCA CTCGCTCCACCTGCTGTCCAGATGAGTTTGAATGTGGCGATGGAACCTGCATCCACGGCAGTCGCCAGTGCAACCAGCAGTACGACTGCAGAGACACGACTGACGAATCCGGCTGTGTCAACG TGACCCGCTGTGAGGGCCCGGACAAGTTCAAGTGCCGCAGTGGGGAGTGCATAACCATGGAGAGAGTGTGTGACAGCAAACGGGACTGCAGGGATTGGTCAGATGAGCCTCTTCGGGAATGTG aGGCACCAACACCTGCAGGACCATCGCAGTCAGAATCTCCATCCGCCTCCACAACCCGTCTGCCTCTCAGGACGTCACCTAGAGCCACGTTGAATCCCAGACTCCACCACAGCAGCGCCGGTGGTGATCACCAGTACCACCCCCAGGGCTGTAACCCACACCACCCCAAGGTCACAGACACAGAGGACCACCAAGCCTTCAATCAGGAGCACCATACCACTCCCAAAGACCACTACTCCCAGGCTGATCGATCTGAAAGTCCTGCAGACCTTCACAGAGGCTCCAACCACCTCTCTGG AAAGCAAACGTGGGCTTGGTGTGACTCTTTACTCGGTCCTCCCTCTGG CGGTTCTCTCTCTGTTGGCTGTTGGTGGCGTGCTGCTGTGGAGGAACTTCAGGTTGAGAAGCTCCAACACCATCCACTTTCATAA
- the LOC101157458 gene encoding atrial natriuretic peptide-converting enzyme isoform X5, translating into MAASTVEMAPMNFQAPAWQEHVNLQSSIVETAFTCVYRAPGAVMCNNSICIPRQWACDGYNNCPDGSDEWPQSCHAESPVTLASHQCHSMEFHCGSGECIHGSWKWDGDADCLDGSDETGCTRSTCCPDEFECGDGTCIHGSRQCNQQYDCRDTTDESGCVNVTRCEGPDKFKCRSGECITMERVCDSKRDCRDWSDEPLRECEAPTPAGPSQSESPSASTTRLPLRTSPRATLNPRLHHSSAGGDHQYHPQGCNPHHPKVTDTEDHQAFNQEHHTTPKDHYSQADRSESPADLHRGSNHLSGKQTWAWCDSLLGPPSGGSLSVGCWWRAAVEELQVEKLQHHPLS; encoded by the exons ATGGCGGCGTCGACTGTGGAAATGGCACCGATGAACTTCCAAGCACCTGCT TGGCAAGAACATGTAAACCTACAGAGTTCAATTGTGGAGACCGCTTTCACCTGTGTTTACCGAGCTCCTGGCGCTGTGATG TGCAACAACAGCATCTGCATCCCTCGCCAGTGGGCCTGTGACGGTTACAACAACTGCCCTGATGGCTCAGACGAGTGGCCCCAGAGCTGCCACGCCGAATCCCCCGTGACGCTCGCCTCTCATCAGTGCCACTCGATGGAGTTCCACTGTGGCAGCGGAGAGTGCATCCACGGCAGCTGGAAGTGGGATGGAGATGCTGACTGCTTGGATGGATCTGATGAAACTGGCTGCA CTCGCTCCACCTGCTGTCCAGATGAGTTTGAATGTGGCGATGGAACCTGCATCCACGGCAGTCGCCAGTGCAACCAGCAGTACGACTGCAGAGACACGACTGACGAATCCGGCTGTGTCAACG TGACCCGCTGTGAGGGCCCGGACAAGTTCAAGTGCCGCAGTGGGGAGTGCATAACCATGGAGAGAGTGTGTGACAGCAAACGGGACTGCAGGGATTGGTCAGATGAGCCTCTTCGGGAATGTG aGGCACCAACACCTGCAGGACCATCGCAGTCAGAATCTCCATCCGCCTCCACAACCCGTCTGCCTCTCAGGACGTCACCTAGAGCCACGTTGAATCCCAGACTCCACCACAGCAGCGCCGGTGGTGATCACCAGTACCACCCCCAGGGCTGTAACCCACACCACCCCAAGGTCACAGACACAGAGGACCACCAAGCCTTCAATCAGGAGCACCATACCACTCCCAAAGACCACTACTCCCAGGCTGATCGATCTGAAAGTCCTGCAGACCTTCACAGAGGCTCCAACCACCTCTCTGG AAAGCAAACGTGGGCTTGGTGTGACTCTTTACTCGGTCCTCCCTCTGG CGGTTCTCTCTCTGTTGGCTGTTGGTGGCGTGCTGCTGTGGAGGAACTTCAGGTTGAGAAGCTCCAACACCATCCACTTTCATAA
- the LOC101157458 gene encoding low-density lipoprotein receptor-related protein 2 isoform X1: protein MAASTVEMAPMNFQAPAWQEHVNLQSSIVETAFTCVYRAPGAVMVKLTVRTELMRGAVVGLHFILMHICARLPLSDLSNTKQCLASDLRCENGQCVSASFVCDEDEDCDDGSDEASCPPITCSSASFQCNNSICIPRQWACDGYNNCPDGSDEWPQSCHAESPVTLASHQCHSMEFHCGSGECIHGSWKWDGDADCLDGSDETGCTRSTCCPDEFECGDGTCIHGSRQCNQQYDCRDTTDESGCVNVTRCEGPDKFKCRSGECITMERVCDSKRDCRDWSDEPLRECEAPTPAGPSQSESPSASTTRLPLRTSPRATLNPRLHHSSAGGDHQYHPQGCNPHHPKVTDTEDHQAFNQEHHTTPKDHYSQADRSESPADLHRGSNHLSGKQTWAWCDSLLGPPSGGSLSVGCWWRAAVEELQVEKLQHHPLS, encoded by the exons ATGGCGGCGTCGACTGTGGAAATGGCACCGATGAACTTCCAAGCACCTGCT TGGCAAGAACATGTAAACCTACAGAGTTCAATTGTGGAGACCGCTTTCACCTGTGTTTACCGAGCTCCTGGCGCTGTGATGGTAAAGCTGACTGTGAGAACAGAGCTAATGAGAGGGGCTGTGGTAGGCTTGCACTTCATCTTAATGCACATCTGCGCTcgtctgcctctctctgacctCTCAAACACTAAACAGTGTTTAGCCTCAGACTTGCGCTGCGAGAATGGCCAGTGCGTCTCAGCTTCCTTTGTGTGTGACGAAGATGAGGATTGCGATGATGGGAGTGATGAGGCCTCCTGCCCTCCCAtcacctgcagctctgcatcCTTCCAGTGCAACAACAGCATCTGCATCCCTCGCCAGTGGGCCTGTGACGGTTACAACAACTGCCCTGATGGCTCAGACGAGTGGCCCCAGAGCTGCCACGCCGAATCCCCCGTGACGCTCGCCTCTCATCAGTGCCACTCGATGGAGTTCCACTGTGGCAGCGGAGAGTGCATCCACGGCAGCTGGAAGTGGGATGGAGATGCTGACTGCTTGGATGGATCTGATGAAACTGGCTGCA CTCGCTCCACCTGCTGTCCAGATGAGTTTGAATGTGGCGATGGAACCTGCATCCACGGCAGTCGCCAGTGCAACCAGCAGTACGACTGCAGAGACACGACTGACGAATCCGGCTGTGTCAACG TGACCCGCTGTGAGGGCCCGGACAAGTTCAAGTGCCGCAGTGGGGAGTGCATAACCATGGAGAGAGTGTGTGACAGCAAACGGGACTGCAGGGATTGGTCAGATGAGCCTCTTCGGGAATGTG aGGCACCAACACCTGCAGGACCATCGCAGTCAGAATCTCCATCCGCCTCCACAACCCGTCTGCCTCTCAGGACGTCACCTAGAGCCACGTTGAATCCCAGACTCCACCACAGCAGCGCCGGTGGTGATCACCAGTACCACCCCCAGGGCTGTAACCCACACCACCCCAAGGTCACAGACACAGAGGACCACCAAGCCTTCAATCAGGAGCACCATACCACTCCCAAAGACCACTACTCCCAGGCTGATCGATCTGAAAGTCCTGCAGACCTTCACAGAGGCTCCAACCACCTCTCTGG AAAGCAAACGTGGGCTTGGTGTGACTCTTTACTCGGTCCTCCCTCTGG CGGTTCTCTCTCTGTTGGCTGTTGGTGGCGTGCTGCTGTGGAGGAACTTCAGGTTGAGAAGCTCCAACACCATCCACTTTCATAA
- the LOC110015520 gene encoding protein argonaute-2, with product MEMNSQNVKNVREEAGAHQARPPSEEAGADQERRRHEEPGANQDRPPRVQAGALQQRPSRVEAGALQEWPPHVQAGAHQERPPHEGTGAHQEWPPCGEAGAHQEWPTREEAGAHQEWPTREEAGAHQEWPQRAEAGAHQEWPPRGEAGANQERPPREEAGALQEHPPREDQGGRYILTLQLQYEPRGPGVPDGIRPPRPEDLLWPLLLGAAIIIFWRFLRPS from the exons ATGG AAATGAATTCACAGAATGTGAAGAATGTCCGCGAAGAGGCGGGGGCCCACCAGGCAAGGCCTCCGAGCGAAGAGGCGGGGGCCGACCAAGAGCGGCGACGCCACGAAGAGCCGGGAGCCAACCAGGACCGGCCTCCCCGCGTGCAGGCGGGGGCCCTGCAGCAGCGGCCATCCCGCGTGGAGGCGGGGGCCCTGCAAGAGTGGCCTCCCCACGTGCAGGCGGGGGCCCACCAGGAACGGCCTCCACATGAAGGGACGGGGGCCCACCAGGAATGGCCTCCTTGCGGAGAGGCGGGGGCCCACCAGGAATGGCCTACACGTGAAGAGGCGGGGGCCCACCAGGAATGGCCTACACGTGAAGAGGCGGGGGCTCACCAGGAATGGCCTCAGCGCGCGGAGGCGGGGGCCCACCAGGAATGGCCTCCACGCGGGGAGGCGGGGGCCAACCAGGAACGGCCTCCACGTGAAGAGGCGGGGGCCCTGCAAGAACACCCTCCCCGTGAGGACCAGGGGGGAAGATATATCTTAACCCTGCA ACTACAATACGAGCCGAGGGGTCCAGGAGTGCCG gATGGCATCCGACCACCAAGGCCGGAGGACCTTCTCTGGCCTCTCCTGCTGGGGGCGGCCATTatcattttttggcgttttctGCGCCCCTcatag
- the LOC101157458 gene encoding basement membrane-specific heparan sulfate proteoglycan core protein isoform X4: MAASTVEMAPMNFQAPAWQEHVNLQSSIVETAFTCVYRAPGAVMVKLTVRTELMRGAVCNNSICIPRQWACDGYNNCPDGSDEWPQSCHAESPVTLASHQCHSMEFHCGSGECIHGSWKWDGDADCLDGSDETGCTRSTCCPDEFECGDGTCIHGSRQCNQQYDCRDTTDESGCVNVTRCEGPDKFKCRSGECITMERVCDSKRDCRDWSDEPLRECEAPTPAGPSQSESPSASTTRLPLRTSPRATLNPRLHHSSAGGDHQYHPQGCNPHHPKVTDTEDHQAFNQEHHTTPKDHYSQADRSESPADLHRGSNHLSGKQTWAWCDSLLGPPSGGSLSVGCWWRAAVEELQVEKLQHHPLS, encoded by the exons ATGGCGGCGTCGACTGTGGAAATGGCACCGATGAACTTCCAAGCACCTGCT TGGCAAGAACATGTAAACCTACAGAGTTCAATTGTGGAGACCGCTTTCACCTGTGTTTACCGAGCTCCTGGCGCTGTGATGGTAAAGCTGACTGTGAGAACAGAGCTAATGAGAGGGGCTGTG TGCAACAACAGCATCTGCATCCCTCGCCAGTGGGCCTGTGACGGTTACAACAACTGCCCTGATGGCTCAGACGAGTGGCCCCAGAGCTGCCACGCCGAATCCCCCGTGACGCTCGCCTCTCATCAGTGCCACTCGATGGAGTTCCACTGTGGCAGCGGAGAGTGCATCCACGGCAGCTGGAAGTGGGATGGAGATGCTGACTGCTTGGATGGATCTGATGAAACTGGCTGCA CTCGCTCCACCTGCTGTCCAGATGAGTTTGAATGTGGCGATGGAACCTGCATCCACGGCAGTCGCCAGTGCAACCAGCAGTACGACTGCAGAGACACGACTGACGAATCCGGCTGTGTCAACG TGACCCGCTGTGAGGGCCCGGACAAGTTCAAGTGCCGCAGTGGGGAGTGCATAACCATGGAGAGAGTGTGTGACAGCAAACGGGACTGCAGGGATTGGTCAGATGAGCCTCTTCGGGAATGTG aGGCACCAACACCTGCAGGACCATCGCAGTCAGAATCTCCATCCGCCTCCACAACCCGTCTGCCTCTCAGGACGTCACCTAGAGCCACGTTGAATCCCAGACTCCACCACAGCAGCGCCGGTGGTGATCACCAGTACCACCCCCAGGGCTGTAACCCACACCACCCCAAGGTCACAGACACAGAGGACCACCAAGCCTTCAATCAGGAGCACCATACCACTCCCAAAGACCACTACTCCCAGGCTGATCGATCTGAAAGTCCTGCAGACCTTCACAGAGGCTCCAACCACCTCTCTGG AAAGCAAACGTGGGCTTGGTGTGACTCTTTACTCGGTCCTCCCTCTGG CGGTTCTCTCTCTGTTGGCTGTTGGTGGCGTGCTGCTGTGGAGGAACTTCAGGTTGAGAAGCTCCAACACCATCCACTTTCATAA
- the LOC105354665 gene encoding uncharacterized protein LOC105354665: protein MAFYTALVLFCLVHIYHICDVSSWYTMLTEVLCCGPCTKATRNKEGGTVGRWLAWDLVILSQLSEAHPAMFPAVLTCKRGVDKNVVRLLWDRTEGNTMVKVWRQVQENHHEEYLHRKDLYTILMMSTVEPRGIVSSLGHTFRPPPPSRELPSTRLLRHAFLLAEADNVQHYRNQILSTFGTVLKMDSTKKVFQSFTVLPFQTYCSHFSQLMMKYTSYCCGLMTNDGMFQVVKKLSGEAHGSRTDGEVSAGQSTGSEDPVH from the exons ATGGCTTTCTATACAGCtttagttttattctgtttagtGCATATTTACCACATATGTGACGTGTCCAGCTGGTACACAATGCTGACTGAGGTTTTGTGTTGTGGACCGTGCACGAAGGCAACCAGAAATAAAGAGGGGGGCACAGTGGGGCGCTGGCTTGCATGGGATCTTGTCATTCTGTCCCAGCTCAGCGAGGCTCATCCAGCCATGTTCCCTGCAGTTCTCACCTGCAA GCGCGGCGTGGACAAGAACGTTGTTCGCCTTCTGTGGGACAGAACAGAGGGCAACACCATGGTGAAGGTGTGGCGGCAGGTCCAGGAAAATCACCATGAAGAATATCTTCATCGTAAGGACCTGTACACCATCCTTATGATGAGCACCGTGGAGCCGCGTGGCATTGTTTCCTCTTTGGGGCACACCTTCCgccctccccctccctccagAGAGTTACCCTCCACACGACTCCTGCGGCACGCCTTTCTTTTGGCAGAGGCCGACAATGTGCAGCACTACAGGAACCagatcctctccacctttggcACTGTGCTGAAAATGGATTCCaccaaaaaagtatttcaaagtTTTACTGTATTACCATTTCAGACATATTGCAGTCATTTTTCACAACTTATGATGAAATACACCTCATATTGCTGTGGTTTGATGACAAACGATGGCATGTTTCAGGTGGTTAAGAAGCTGTCTGGAGAGGCTCATGGGTCAAGGACTGATGGAGAGGTTTCAGCGGGCCAATCAACCGGCTCCGAAGATCCTGTACATTGA